The sequence below is a genomic window from Candidatus Dormiibacterota bacterium.
GAGCTCCAGGATGCCCTTGACGAGCTGGGCTTCGAGGTCGCTCCAGGTTCGGTACACGACGACGGACACGGTTTCGTCCACGGCTCGGACCATCATAGACGCGCCCGTGGAAAACGGTCAACGGGAGAGGCGCCAATCCCGCTCCTCCCTCCCGCGGTTGATGATCCGGAAACGCTGTGTTAGCATGCGACGTTCTGCGCCCGCCGCTCTCGGCTCGTCCTTGCCCAGAGCGGCTTTCGATTGGATCCCCGGCGTCATGTCCGCATGCTGAAGTCCTTGGACAGGCCATTCTTCGAGCGCGCCGGGGTGTGGCTCCTGGCGGCCGCTCTCTTGCTGGTCCCCCTCGCGTACAGCTCCAGCCTCGCCGACCCGTTCGCCTTCGTGAAGCGGTCGCTGATGCTGCTGGTCGCACTTCTGCTCTGGGGGCTGGCCTTCCTCGCGCCGGCCCCCGAAGATCGGCCGCGGCTGGTCGCGCCGGTGCGGACCCTTCTCCTCGTCTTCCTCGTCTCGGCCGCGGCGGCCTGTGTCGTCGCCGCCAACCGTGGTCTGGCCCTCTGGGGCCTGCTCGACCTGACGGTAGGGCTCGGCCTCTTCCTCGGGACGGTGCGCTTCGTGCGCGACGTCCGGAGCGTGTCTCTTCTTCTGCGCACCACGCTGCTCGCCGCGTCCATCGTGGCGCTTGCGTCGCTGCTTCAAGTATTCATACCCGCCTCGGCCGGCGGGTGGCTGAACGACATCCTCCCGCCGAATCGTGGCGGATCGACGCTGGGCGATCCGGGTCTGGCGTGCCAGTTCCTGATCCTGGCTCTGCCGCTCGGGATCGGCGCGGCGGCGCTGTCCGCGAGCGCCTGGCGCCAGGCCTGCGGCGGCCTGCTCGGGCTCGTCGCTTCGGCGCTCCTGTTCATCGGCAGGCCCGAGGGCTGGTGGCTGGCGGCCGCCGCCCTGCTGCTCGTCGTCGTGGGCCGCATCGTCCAGGCCGCGGGACACGGCGGCCGCTGGACAGATCTGGCCCCCGATCTGGGCGGGGCCGGTTTGCGCGCCCTCCTGATCGCGGGGATCGTCGTTCTGGTCGTTGTCTCGGTATCCCGCCTGGCCTTCCTGTATCCGTCGGCGAAGCCGCTCGAGCCGCTCCAGGGCACGTCCCTTCTGTCCCCGACGACCGGCAACCCGGCCGCCGACAGGGCCGCGGCCGTCCGCGACACCTTCGTACTCATCCTGCATCATCCTCTCGGGGCAGGGCCGGGCGGATTCCGGCATGCCTTCCTGGAGGTCGCCTGGACGGCCTCGCCGAACTCTCCCTTTTCTCTCAGCCACCAGGCGATCCATCCGGGGAACGCATTCCTGGAGATGACGGCCGAGACCGGTCTCCTGGGCGGTCTGGCGTTCGCGCTCCTCGTCCTCGTGCTGCTTCTCCAGGCCCTCCTCGCCGCGGCCCGGGCGGAGCCACCCTGGGACAACGTCGGCGTGGCGGCCCTCGCCGGGCTCGGGGCACTGGCGGGGATCGCCTTCCTGGGGGCGCCTTACCAGGAGGCCACCCCGTCGATTCTCTTCTGGGTGCTCGCCGGGATCGTGCAGGTCTCACTCCGAAGCGCCGGCGCCGTGCCGCGTCCTCTCGGTCTGCTGGTTCCGCGCGAGCGTGCGGCCGGCGCGGGGCGCGGCAGGCGTCTCGCCGCCGCGGCCGGTCTCGCCTGGATCGCGGCCGCCGCGGTGCTCGGATTCTTCGTGGTCGATCGCGCCCGCGCCTCGATGGCGACGCTGGAGGGGCAGGGGGCGTTCTACGCGGGACGGTACGCGGCGGCGCTGCAGGCCTTCGGGCGCGCTCCCGTCCTGCGCTCGCCCGACCACCTGCCGCGCGTGCTGGCGGGCAGCGCCAGCCTGCGTCTGGGTCTCTACGATCAGTCCGTGCGCGAGTTCGGCGAGACCCTCAGGCGCTCACCTCATTTCATCGCGGCGTACCTCGGAAGGGCGGCGGCCGAGGAGGCCCAGGGACACTGGGACCTCGCGGACTCGGACTACCGGGCGGCCCTCAAGATCTGGCCGGACAACGCCGACATCTACCTGGCGCTCGCGAACCTCGACACCACGCGCGGACGCGTGGACGCCGCGCTCGACGACTACCGCCAGGTCATGGAGCTCAATCCGAACCAGGCGGACACTTATTTCCGGATGGGAGAGCTGTTCCTGCGTCGGGACCAGATCGACGAGGCGATCGAGGCGTTTCGCGTCTGCGCAATGAAGAACCCGAAGTATCCCCGCGTGCTCCTGAGGCTCGGCGACGCCTTCTTCCAGAAGGGGCTGCAGGAGATGGCGCTGCGCTACTTCCAGGCGGCGGCCAACGCCGACGGCAAGGACATCCAGGCGCGGCTGCGCATCGCCAACACGCAGCACGCCCTCGGCAAGATGTGCGAGGCCCAGGACGCCCTCGAGGCGGCCCGCGACCTCGAAACCGACACGGCGCGGCGCGACGGGATCCTCGACCTGATCAAGAAGATCGAGCCCGAGTGCAGGAAGGAGCGCGGGCCGCAGAAGCGGTGATCGCCGGCCTCCGCCTCATTCGATCCAGATCTCGATGTGGCAGCTGTCGTCGTCCACTTCCAGCAGCTTGCCCGCGCCCGCCGTCTCGATCGCTTCGAAAATGTGGTCGAGATTGATCCCCTTCTGCCGCGCCACGTTCTGCATCTCCTTCTTCTGGTCCTCGTTGACGGCGTCGATGAGCATGCGCGCGAAGGCGACCGGCAGATTGACCTTGAGCTCGTAACGCTTCTCCTCCTTGTTGTAGACGGTCATCCGGATGAGGCTCGGGGTCGCACCCCTCGCGCCCGGTCGCTCCGTCTCCGTCGAGGGCACCTGCTTCGGATCGATCTTCAGGATGGCGATCAGGATTTCGTTGCGGATGTCGGTGTCGGTCTGGGTGTCGTACGCCTTTTTCAGGACCGGGAGCGACCGGCGGCGGAGGTCCTCGTCGGACGTGTCTCCGGCCTGGATCGCGGCGAGCGTCGAGACGTAGCGCGAGCCGTTCCCGAGTCCCTCTTTCAGCACGGCGGAACAGTCACGTCTCGAGGGTGAGCGCGGCTCGCAGGCGGCGGAGAAAAGGGCCGCCCAGGCCTGCTCCACCATCACCTTCTCGCCGGTGTGCCCCGCGATGAACTCCCTGAAGGCCTTGACGCCGTCGGCCTCGCGCCCCGGGATCCGGCTCAGGGCGCGCGCCCGGTAGAAGCCCGCCTGGGTCGTCGAGTGTCCCGACGGATACCTCGCGAGGATCTCCTCGCAGCCGCGCAGCACCGCCGTCCAGTCCTGATCGAACACGTCCACCTTCACCTGACGGAACAGCTCGTCCTCGCCGGCGGCCGCCCCCAGGAACGTGAGCGCCAGCACGAGCGCGAGACCGCGGGCGACGTCAGACGACATCCGCCCTCCCCTCCATCTCGCGCGTGACCAGGTCGATGCGCAGAAGGATCTGCCGCGTCTCGATCTGCTCGCGCAGGTCGTGGATCTGGCGCGCCGAGGCGCAGTCGTCGAGCGCCGCCACCTGCATCAGGACCGACTCGAGCTGGCGCACCAGCGTGGACAGCCGCTGGTCCTCGAGCGACCCGAGACCGCCTTCGTAGAGGTTCATCCTCCTGAGCAGCTGCCGCGACTTCTCCTTCTCGAGAGTGATGTCATATTGGCCGCCGGCCTTGCGGCACGGGGCGGCCGGCCCGACCAGGTTGACCAGAACGGCGCGGCTGTCCGTCAGATAGCGGGCAGCCCCCCGGCGCGCCAGCCGGTCCTGCATCGCGTGGGCCGACTCCAGCAGGGAAACGAGCGGCGGCCCTCCGACGCCGGAGTCGGGCGATGCCGGCGCTCCCCCAGGCACGCCTCCCGGCCGCAGCCCCGTGTTCCACAGGAGGACCGCGACGAGGGCGGCCGCCGCCAAGAGCGCGAAGCGAGCCGGGACGGGGACTGCCACCCACCCCGCAGCCACGGCGGTTGCGGGCCGGGCGGCCTCGGCGGCGCGCGCCCGGGCGACGGCGGCACGCGCGAACTCGCGCCAGTCGACCTCGGTCTCGCGGGGAAAGACCGTCTCCGGGGTCGCCGCGTCCAGACACCCGCGGAACTCGTCCCACTCCAGCCCGCAGAATCGGCAGGAGTCGAGATGGCGCAGGAGGCCGGCCTCGTCCGCAGGGACGAGCGCCCCGTAGTAGAGGAGGCTCATCCGGACGCGGGCGGCGCGGCAGGCGCGCGGGGGCCGGCGCGGGCTCACGACGACTCACCTTTCGGCGACCGGAACGCCGGATCGGTGCGCGCCAGGTGGTCGCGGATCGCCGCGGCGGCGCGGTGCAGGGACGACTTGACGGTCCCCAGGGCGCAGCCGAGAGCCTTGGCTATCTCCTCGAGACGCATCTCTCCGAAGTGGCGCAGCATGAAGATCTCCCGCTGTCTCGGCGGCAGCGTGTCGATCGCCCCCTGCAGCACGCTCCGGAGCTCGCGACGCTCCTGGCGCGTCTGGGCGGATTCCTCCGACGAGGACAGAGGGAGCGGTCCCCGTCCCGGCCGCGTTTCCTGCGCCTCGTCGAGGGACTGCTCCGGGCGGACCCGCCGGTGCCGGATCTGGTCGATGCACCGGTTGGCGAGGATGCGCGACGCCCAGGTGAACGGATGGGCGCTGGGACGATAGCTCTGGCGGGCCAGGTAGATTTTCACGAACGCCTCCTGCACCGCGTCGAGGGCCTCCTCGTGGTTGTGGAGGTAACCGCAGGCCAGCCGATACAGACGTCTCTGATAGCGCTCGACGAGAGTCTCGAAGGCGCCGGGTGATCCACGCCGCACCTGTTCCATGAGGGTGAAGTCATCAGCCTCCACACCCCCCTCCGCACAGGATCAAACGGCCGCGGGCGTCCCGGGGTTTACCGCTTCCGGCGCGCCGCGATGAAGTTTTCGATGACCCGGAGGACCTCCGCGGGTGGGTCCACGAAGCGGATGCCGATCCCGGGCAGGAGATGGCTCCCCGGTTGCGGCCGCAGAGACCGCCGGACCTCCCCCTCGGCCGCGACGGGCGCCGGTTTCTCCAGGCGTCCCTCGAGCCGGCGTGACGGCAGGTGGATCACCATCTGCAGCCGGGTCCCGCGGACGAACGGCCGCGGGCTCTTGAGGAACAGGCCGTGCGTGCTCAGATCGCGAGTGTAGGCGGTGTAGGAGGCCGATCTCACCTTGAATTCGACCCGGCAGGACACCGGGATGCGTCCCTCGCGGCGCTCCAGGAGCGGCACGAAGCGTCGCACCTTCTCGAGGAAGGAGGCCGACTCGAGCGGCTTGATCAGGACATCATCGCAGCCGGCGCGCACGCACTCCTCGCGGCGGGACTCGGAGGCGACGAGCACGATCGGAATCCGCCCGAGGAGCGGGTCGGCCTTGAGGAACCGGCAGGCCGCGATGCCGTCCATCTCCGGCATCTCCGCGTCCAGGAAGACGAGGTCGGGTGGATCCTGACGGCACAGGTTCAGCGCCTCGACACCGGTGCGCGCAGTCTGGATCCTGCAGGTGGTCCGCTTCAGGTAGTTCCTCTGCAGGTCGATGAACGGCAGGACGTCGTCCACCAGGAGGATGCGGACGATGCGCTCGTCACTCACCGCCCCCTCGCCGAGCAGCGCTCCAGCACGTACCCGGCGAGGAACATCAGACTGCCGAGGAGCAGCCAGGCGAGCTCGGAGTTCATGTTGTCCTCCCCGAAGCCGTAGACCAGCAATGCCACGCCCAGGGTCAGCATCGCCGCGATCTCGAGGATCTTGCCGACTACGTACGTCACGCCCGCCACTATAGCGGAAGGTGCGTTCCGGTGCTGCCATCCGTTACCATGAGCGCGGGGACTCCGGGGGAGGCTGAAGTGGGGGACCACAAGGGGAAGCGAGTCGCCGTGATCGGAGGCGGCCCCGGCGGCGCGCAGTGCGCCCGGCGTCTGGCGGAGGCCGGCGTCGATGTGACCGTGTTCGAGCCGCGGGTGCGTTTCGAGAAGGCCTGCGGCGGCGGCATCCCGGCCCGGGGCCTGGAGCGCTACCCGTTTCTCCTCGACACCGGACTGGCCGGGAAGGCGGTTCGCGAATGCCTGGTCGTCGCGCCGTCCGGGCGCGAGGCACGGTTCCCCCTGGAGCACCCTCTTTACGTCTTCAGCCGCGGTGCCCTGCACTCCTTCATGCTGTCGCGCGCCGCCACCGCCGGCGCGCGCGTCGTCCGGGCGCGTGTCGTGTCGTTTCGGAACGACCGGGGTGCGTGGGACGTGCGCGCGGCCGCGGCGGGCGGAGGCGAGGCGGACCCCTTCGGCCCGTTTGATTTCATCGTCGCGGCGGACGGCGCCGCGGGGGCGGCCCGCCGGCGCCTCCTCCTCTCCACCTCCGGCGCCGACGTGTCGCAGGGGATCGGCTATTACCTGCCGGACGTCTCCGAGGAATTCGTCACCCTCAAGTTCTACGATCGTCTGCACGGCTACCTCTGGGTCTTCCCGCGGCCGGATCACTCGTCGGCGGGGATCTGCGCCACGCTCGGCGCGCTGCCTGTTTCCGGGCTCAGGGGACTGATGGACGATTTCCTGAAGAGTCGCTATCCGGCCGCGGCCGTCGAGGCCGCCGAGCGCTACGCCGCCCTCATCCCCGGGGCGCCGCAGGACCCGGGCAGCGAGCGGCTGCAGGGGGATGGATGGGCGCTGATCGGCGACGCCGCGCGTCTGGTCGACCCGCTCACGCGCGAGGGAATCTATTACGCGATGATCTCGGGCGATCTCCTGGCGGAGGCGCTGTGCCGCGGACAGCCGGAGCAGTACACAGACGCCTGGGCCGATCAGGGGGCCCGGGAGCTGTCCTGGGCGGCGGCGCACGGAAACGGCTTCTTCGACGCGCGCTTCATCGAGCGACTGGTGTTCCTCGCCGCCGCCAGCCCCGCCATCGCGCGCGTCCTGTCCGACGTCATCTCCGGGCGGCAGACGTACAGGACCCTGAAACGCCGCCTGTTGCTCAACGTCCCCCTGGTCGCGGCGCAACTCGTCCGCCGCGCGGTGACGGCGCCCCTCAGGCGTCGTGACAGTTGAAGCACTGGTTCTGGGCCGGCGGGTGGTTCGGTCCGCGCGGGCTCTTCTTGCCCGGACCGTGGCATTCGAGGCAGTCGGCCGGCTGCCGGGATGTCCGGTGATCGGCGTCGGCCGGGAGCCGGGGCGGATGGTGCAGGATGGTGTAGACGACGAGGAGGACGGCCAGCGTCCCGCCAACTACAAGAAAGATGATGAGAGGCGCCCGCCGGGATGTCGTGGACGTCACTGCGGACGGTCCGCCCTCATCCGCGGTCGACCCGCCGCGCGCGCGTGTTGGTCGAGATCTTCTCGGTGGCCATGACCTTCCCCTGCAGGAACGCCTCCTCGGCGATGGCCACGATCGAGGCGCGGATGTCGCCCCGCATCCGGCCCGTCGGCCGGAGCTCGAACTTCCGCGCCACCACGACCCGCCCGTCGATCGACCCTTCCACGATCAGGTTCTCCGCGGTGATGTCGCCGCGCACGGAGCCGTGCGGCTCGATGACGACCGACCCCGAGGTCACGACGTTCCCCTCGATGTGGCCGCGCAGCCGGATGTTCTCCTCGGAGACGATTTCACCGACGAGCGTGACGTCCCGATCGATCAGCGTGAGACCGTCGGTCTCCGGCAGTTCCTGCTCTGTCCTTGTGTCCTTGAAGAGGGGCAATCGCTTCCCCCGCGGGAGTGCGATGATATCAGCCGGTGCCGCCTGGATCAAATCAGCCTTGCGGCCGGTCGATCTCCTCCAGGCGGGCCTGGCCGCGGGCGATCTCCTGCAGGTCTTCCGTGAGACGGTCGCGCGCCCCGGCCGGCACGCTGGCGCGCAGCACACTTCTCTCCGCGTCGTCGTAGGATGACGAGTCCACGCGCCCCCCATGCCGGGCCAGAACGTGCCGCGCCTCGCCATCGAGACGGAGCGGCACGCTGATGAGCAGACGGCTCATCGGCACCGCCTCGACCCTCGGGGCGTCCTGGAGGACCCGGGTCGCGGCGGCGCGATAGGCGCGCGCCAGGCCGCCCTTGCCGAGCCTGGTGCCGCCGAAGTAACGGGTCACGACGACCACCAGGTTGCCGAGCCCGGCGCTGTGGATCGCCTGCAGGACGGGGGGTCCCGCGGTCCCTTTCGGCTCGCCCGCGTCGTGGGATCGCTCCAACCGCTCGCCCGGACGCCCCGCCACCGACATGCCCCAGCAGTGATGGGTCGCATCCGGGAACTCCGACCGCACCGTTTCGATCGCCAGGTCCGCCTCCTCCTCGTCGCGCGCCGGCACCGCCGTGGCGATGAAGCGCGAGCCCTTCTCACGCGTCTCCACGCGCAGCGTCCGCGCCAGGGTGGGGAAGGAAGCGGCCAGCCGGACCTCCCGCGAGAACGGATTCGTTGGAAGCGCGAGTCTAACGAGGCGGGTTGCTTCGGGTCAACGCGGCGGGCCCGGATTGGCTACGACTGCGTCCCCTCGGGCCACTGGTAGAACTGTCCGTGCGAGAAGACCATGTCGCAGTTGAAGTCGGTGGTCTGCCCGCCCGGACGCGAGCTGAGGAGGCCATCCTTGCCATAGCTTGCGAGCGTGTAGTCCGACCCGGTCGAAGTCGTGGATGCGTCCCAGCCGTTGCTCCACCCGTCGGCATCCGGCGGCATCCTGATGAAGTACGGATCGACGATCAGCTTCAGCGCGGCCCAGCTCGGTATCGCCTGCGGGTAGACGGCGGTGTCGGTCGCATACGCCTCGACGGCGGTGCCGATCGTCCGGAGGTCCGACATGGACTTCTTCTGCTTGCTCTTGTCGATCGCGTTGAGAAGATTCGGAAGCGCGACCGCGGAGATGATCCCGATGATCGCGACGACGATCAGGAGCTCGATCAGCGTGAAGCCCTTTCCTCCTGAGTGCCTGGATCCGCGAAGCGTCATCATCGGCGCGCTCCCCCTTCGCGCTCTCAAAGGGCAAGGACGGTGCCAGATCGGCCGGTCCCGGCCCCCCTGGATGCAACTGTCGACATAACATAACGTTGGCCGCGCCGGTCGCAAGCGGCGGCCTCAATTTCGTTGTGCCAAAAAGTGGCGATTCCGCCCCCCGCCTGCCGTTCAGCGTCAGCGCGGCCCTCGCGATCGCGTCACTTGCATCGAAACCGCCGCCCGCTTAAACTACGGACTCTTCACGCGATCGTGAGATTGTCATGCGTCGATCTCCCGGGCGCCGACGTAGCTCAGTGGTAGAGCAACTGATTCGTAATCAGTAGGTCGCCGGTTCAACCCCGGCCGTCGGCTCCATCCCCTTCCGCGGCGACCCGCCGGCCGGCGGCCGAAGGACAGGCTTTCAGCCGATGCCTCTCACCGACACCTCCTTCTCCGAGATGCTGGCGCGCGGCCCCCTCGTCTTCGACGGGGCCATGGGGACGCAGCTCTACGAGCGCGGATACTTCATTACTCGATCGTTCGACGAGGCCAACCTGGCGCGCCCCGACCTGGTGCTCGGAATCCACCGGGAGTACGTGGCGGCCGGCGCGCAGATCATCGAGTCGAACACGTTCGGGGCGAACCGCGAGCTGCTGCGGCGCTACGGTGCGCAGGACCGGCTGCGAGACATCAACCGGGCGGGCGTGCGGCTGGCGCGCCAGGCAGCGGGACGGGCCGCCTACGTCGCCGGCTCCGTGGGGCCGACCGGGACTCTGGCCGCGAAGCTCACCGCCGAAAGACGCGCCATCCTCGACTCGGTCTTCAAGGAGCAGATCGAGGCTCTCGTGGACGAGGGGGTCGATCTGCTGGTCCTGGAGACCTTCATCGGGGCGGCCGAGATGGAAGCGGCCCTCCAGGCGGCCCGCTCTTTGTTTCCCGGCCCGATCGTGGCGCAGATGTCGTTCAGCGAGGACCGGCCTTCGGTCGACGGGCTGCCGCCGGCCCTCATCGCCGATTTCCTGCGCGATCGCGGCGCCGACGTGGTGGGGGTGAACTGCGCCGAGGGACCGGCCTTCGTGTTCGAGGTGGCGCGCGAGATGCTGGGTCACGGCCGGCCGGTGAGCGCGCAGCCGAACGCCGGCCGTCCCCGCCGCCTGGACGAGAGGACGATCTACATGACCACCCCGGAGTACTTCGGGGTGTACGCGCGGCGGCTGTTCCAGAGCGGCGTGTCGCTCGTCGGCGGCTGCTGCGGCACGGGGCCCGAGCACGTCAGGCGCGTCGCGGACGCGGCCGCCATGATGTCGGGTGGAAGGGTCAAGGTCGAGGCGGCTAAGCCGGGAATCGCGATCCCCGAGGTGGGCCGCCCCCCGTCGGCGCCGATGGCGGAGAAGTCGACGCTCGGCGCGAAAATCGCGCGCGTCCATCGCGACCGGATCGACCCGGGCGGGCCGCGCCTCCCGCTCGCCGGTCCGGAGTCGTTCGTCGTCAGCGTCGAGGTCAACCCCGAGCCCGGCCTCGACCCCGGGCACAGTCTCGAGGCCGCGGCGATGCTGAAGCGCGCCGGTGTCGACGCGGTGAACACGGCGGACGGGCCCCGCGCCGTGGCGCGCATGAGCAACCTGGCGCTGGCCCTGCTGATCCGCGAGCGGCTCGGTCTCGACGTCCTGCTGCACGTCTGCTGCCGCGACCGCAACCTGCTCGGGCTGCACTCCGATCTCCTGGGCGCCTGGGTCCTCGGTGTCAGGAACCTGGTCATCATCACCGGCGACCCGCCGAAGATGGGGGACTACCCGGCCGCCACCGCGGTGTTCGATCTCGACTCGATCGGCCTGCTGCGGCTGGTCGACTCGCTCAATCACGGGGTCGATCCGGCGGGCAAGTCGATGCACGACCGCACCTCGTTCCTGCTCGCCTGCGGCGCCGAGCCGGCGGCCCACGATTACGACCGCGAGCTGAGACGCCTGGAGGAGAAGAAGCGCGCCGGCGCCGAGTTCGTGATGACTCAGCCGGTGTACGACCCGGTGGTGCTGAGGCGCTTCCTTCTCGACATCCGATCGCTGGGTCTTCCCGTGCTCGTCGGGCTGTGCCCTCTCGCGAGTGCCAGGAACGCCGAGTTCCTGCACAACGAAGTCCCCGGCATGCAGATTCCCGCGGCGATCCGGGCGCGCATGGCGAAGGCCGCGTCCGCCGAGGAGGGCCGGCGGGAAGGGATGCTGGTCGCACGCGACATGCTCCTCGAGGTGAAGGACGACGTGGCCGGCGCGTATCTCATGCCGCAGTTCGGCCGCTTCCGCACCGCCGTCGAAGTCCTGCAGCCGCTCGGATACGACTTCGACCCGGAGGACCGCCAGGACGCTCCACATCCTCGAGGTCGCCCGTGAAGGACGTCTCCACCGCCACGACACGCAGCGGAGGCCGGGCGCGCGTCCCGCACGATCCCACGCGCCGCCTGCTGTCTCCCGGGCAGACGATCCGGAGTCCGGAGACGCTCCTGTCGTATCGGATCGAACAGTTTCTCGGCGAGGGGGGGTTCGGGCAGGTCTTTCTCGCACGGCGCCTGGAGCACTCCACCATTGTCGCGGAGCTGGTCTGCATCAAGGTCAGCGGGCGCATCGACGGGTGGCTGCGCGAGGCGTACTTCGGCCAGCTCCTGGACGGTCATCCACGAGCGATCCGCGTCTACGACGCCTTTCCGCTGACCACGCCGGAGGGCCGGCCGCTGTATTTCCTGGCGCTCGAGTACGCGCGCCACGGTGACTTGCGGGCGTTCCTGCACCGCGCGGACACGGGGTGGCCCGAGAAGACGGTCCGGCGCGAGATCGCCGGCATCCTCGAGGTGCTCCGCAAGCTGCACCGCGGGCGGCTGCTGCACCGCGACCTCACGCCGATGAACGTGTTCGTGTGCGACGGGCCGAGCCTCAAGCTCGGGGACTTCGGCATCGTGCGCCAGCAGAGCGACCGGGGCGGAGTCGTGTCGCACACCATGAACGCGCTGACGGCCCCGAGCGACATCCTCGCCGGCGCGGTCCCCAAGTGGCAGGCCCGCGACGACGTGTACCAGGTCGGGCAGCTCCTCGGCATGCTGGTGAAGGGGGACGCGAGCGCGCGTCTGCGCACCTCGGAGATCCGCCGCTTCCCCTGCGGCGACCATCTCAAAGAGATCATCCATCGCTGCCTCGGCGAGCGCCGCAAGAGATACGAGAGCGCCGACGACCTGATCGAAGCGCTGCGCAATCCTCCGGCCCCTCTCAAGCCGGGCGTGCTGCGGTCCCTCAATGGGGTGCACCTCGCCTTCACCGGTATTCTGAGCAAGCGCCGCAGCGTGGCCTCCAGGGCCGCGCGGAAGGCCGGCGCCAAGGTGCACGGCGGACCGTCGGCGCTGACCACGGTCATCGTGCGCGGGCGGCCGAATCCTCTGCAGGCGGCGGGCCGCGACGCGGGCCTGAAACTGATGGAGATCAAGCGGCTGCGCGCCAAGGGACACAGAATCACGCTGCTCAACGAACAGCAGTTCTGGCGGCTGGCGCGCAAACGGTAGACTCGCCGCGCCAGGCGGGCGATCTCCGGAAAGAGCAACTCTTGGGTTGCACGTGGCCCGGGTCTGCCGTATAGTGCAACCATACGGTTGCGCATGAGCGCCGCCGGCCACGAGGAGGTTCCCGGATGACATCAACGACCGATCGCATCGAGAAGACGATTCTGCTGCGCGCCCCGAAATCGCGCGTCTGGCGCGCGCTCACGGACTCAGCCGAATTCGGCACCTGGTTCCGCGTGAAGCTGGAATCCGGCTTCGCCGTCGGCAGGACGGTGAAGGGGAAGGTCACGTACCCCGGATACGAGCACCTGACGTTCAGCGTCGAGGTCGAGCGGATGGACGCCGAGCGGCTCTTCTCGTTCCGCTGGCACCCGTACGCGGTCGACCCGAAGGTCGACTACTCCGCTGAACCCGCGACGCTCGTCGAGTTCCGTCTCGAGGAGGCGGCCGCCGGGACGATGCTCACGGTGGTCGAGTCCGGCTTCGATCGCGTTCCGGCCGGACGTCGCGACGAGGCGTTCCGGATGAACTCGCAGGGGTGGGCCATCCAGATGCAGAACATTCAGCGCCATGTCGCCGGCTGACGCTATCGACGTCGCGCAGGTCCGGGACGCCGCGCCCCTGTTCGCTGCTCTCGGGGACGAGACGCGTCTCAAACTCTTCGTCCGGCTCTCCTCCAGCGGGCCGGAATCGATCTCGCGCCTGAGCGCGAAGACCCCGGTGTCGCGCCAGGCGGTCACGAAACACCTGAACGTCCTTTCCAGGGCCGGTCTGATCCGGGGAAGCCGGCGCGGACGCGAGCGCATCTGGCAGGTCGAGCCGAAGCGGCTTGCCGACGCGCGGTTGCATCTCGAGCGGATCTCGCGCCTGTGGGACGACGCCCTGGGCCGGCTGCAGCGACACGTCGAAAGGTAGACGCGCGGTCGACGGGCGAAACCTGACCGCATTTCGGCAGGTGTTCGAATTCAGGCAGCCGTCTCCCCTGCCGGGCATTCCGGTGCGTCGCGGGGGAACCGAAGCCCGGTCAGCGTGTTCCACGGTGGATCGTCATCGGCCGCAGTGTTGGCACGCCGCTT
It includes:
- a CDS encoding RNA polymerase sigma factor, with the protein product MEADDFTLMEQVRRGSPGAFETLVERYQRRLYRLACGYLHNHEEALDAVQEAFVKIYLARQSYRPSAHPFTWASRILANRCIDQIRHRRVRPEQSLDEAQETRPGRGPLPLSSSEESAQTRQERRELRSVLQGAIDTLPPRQREIFMLRHFGEMRLEEIAKALGCALGTVKSSLHRAAAAIRDHLARTDPAFRSPKGESS
- a CDS encoding polymer-forming cytoskeletal protein; protein product: MPLFKDTRTEQELPETDGLTLIDRDVTLVGEIVSEENIRLRGHIEGNVVTSGSVVIEPHGSVRGDITAENLIVEGSIDGRVVVARKFELRPTGRMRGDIRASIVAIAEEAFLQGKVMATEKISTNTRARRVDRG
- a CDS encoding NAD(P)/FAD-dependent oxidoreductase; this encodes MLPSVTMSAGTPGEAEVGDHKGKRVAVIGGGPGGAQCARRLAEAGVDVTVFEPRVRFEKACGGGIPARGLERYPFLLDTGLAGKAVRECLVVAPSGREARFPLEHPLYVFSRGALHSFMLSRAATAGARVVRARVVSFRNDRGAWDVRAAAAGGGEADPFGPFDFIVAADGAAGAARRRLLLSTSGADVSQGIGYYLPDVSEEFVTLKFYDRLHGYLWVFPRPDHSSAGICATLGALPVSGLRGLMDDFLKSRYPAAAVEAAERYAALIPGAPQDPGSERLQGDGWALIGDAARLVDPLTREGIYYAMISGDLLAEALCRGQPEQYTDAWADQGARELSWAAAHGNGFFDARFIERLVFLAAASPAIARVLSDVISGRQTYRTLKRRLLLNVPLVAAQLVRRAVTAPLRRRDS
- a CDS encoding prepilin-type N-terminal cleavage/methylation domain-containing protein: MMTLRGSRHSGGKGFTLIELLIVVAIIGIISAVALPNLLNAIDKSKQKKSMSDLRTIGTAVEAYATDTAVYPQAIPSWAALKLIVDPYFIRMPPDADGWSNGWDASTTSTGSDYTLASYGKDGLLSSRPGGQTTDFNCDMVFSHGQFYQWPEGTQS
- a CDS encoding tetratricopeptide repeat protein, translating into MLKSLDRPFFERAGVWLLAAALLLVPLAYSSSLADPFAFVKRSLMLLVALLLWGLAFLAPAPEDRPRLVAPVRTLLLVFLVSAAAACVVAANRGLALWGLLDLTVGLGLFLGTVRFVRDVRSVSLLLRTTLLAASIVALASLLQVFIPASAGGWLNDILPPNRGGSTLGDPGLACQFLILALPLGIGAAALSASAWRQACGGLLGLVASALLFIGRPEGWWLAAAALLLVVVGRIVQAAGHGGRWTDLAPDLGGAGLRALLIAGIVVLVVVSVSRLAFLYPSAKPLEPLQGTSLLSPTTGNPAADRAAAVRDTFVLILHHPLGAGPGGFRHAFLEVAWTASPNSPFSLSHQAIHPGNAFLEMTAETGLLGGLAFALLVLVLLLQALLAAARAEPPWDNVGVAALAGLGALAGIAFLGAPYQEATPSILFWVLAGIVQVSLRSAGAVPRPLGLLVPRERAAGAGRGRRLAAAAGLAWIAAAAVLGFFVVDRARASMATLEGQGAFYAGRYAAALQAFGRAPVLRSPDHLPRVLAGSASLRLGLYDQSVREFGETLRRSPHFIAAYLGRAAAEEAQGHWDLADSDYRAALKIWPDNADIYLALANLDTTRGRVDAALDDYRQVMELNPNQADTYFRMGELFLRRDQIDEAIEAFRVCAMKNPKYPRVLLRLGDAFFQKGLQEMALRYFQAAANADGKDIQARLRIANTQHALGKMCEAQDALEAARDLETDTARRDGILDLIKKIEPECRKERGPQKR
- a CDS encoding response regulator — its product is MSDERIVRILLVDDVLPFIDLQRNYLKRTTCRIQTARTGVEALNLCRQDPPDLVFLDAEMPEMDGIAACRFLKADPLLGRIPIVLVASESRREECVRAGCDDVLIKPLESASFLEKVRRFVPLLERREGRIPVSCRVEFKVRSASYTAYTRDLSTHGLFLKSPRPFVRGTRLQMVIHLPSRRLEGRLEKPAPVAAEGEVRRSLRPQPGSHLLPGIGIRFVDPPAEVLRVIENFIAARRKR
- a CDS encoding YigZ family protein — translated: METREKGSRFIATAVPARDEEEADLAIETVRSEFPDATHHCWGMSVAGRPGERLERSHDAGEPKGTAGPPVLQAIHSAGLGNLVVVVTRYFGGTRLGKGGLARAYRAAATRVLQDAPRVEAVPMSRLLISVPLRLDGEARHVLARHGGRVDSSSYDDAERSVLRASVPAGARDRLTEDLQEIARGQARLEEIDRPQG